One window of the Mycobacterium sp. SVM_VP21 genome contains the following:
- a CDS encoding DUF732 domain-containing protein codes for MNRFLLLVGLTAMVGLAAPAHAEPVGSDAAFLTQLTGAGLSHKGSDQVAISAGHSVCQLMDAGLTPMDTVVAVQTTNPGFTLQRAAEFARIAAQNYCPEHA; via the coding sequence ATGAATCGGTTTCTGCTGCTAGTGGGCCTCACCGCCATGGTCGGTCTGGCGGCACCGGCGCACGCAGAGCCGGTCGGCAGCGATGCTGCCTTCCTGACCCAGCTGACCGGGGCCGGCCTGAGCCACAAGGGCTCGGATCAGGTGGCCATCTCGGCTGGGCACTCGGTGTGTCAGCTGATGGACGCCGGACTCACCCCGATGGACACCGTGGTCGCCGTACAGACCACCAATCCCGGCTTCACGCTGCAGCGTGCCGCGGAGTTCGCGCGGATCGCCGCGCAGAACTACTGCCCCGAGCACGCCTGA
- a CDS encoding site-specific integrase translates to MATISRYELASGATRYRVRYRTPDRRQTDKRGFTTKRDAEAFAATVEVTKLKGDYVSPSLGKATVGELGPGWLKRQQGVMKPSAFHSIESAWRVHVEPRWSRKQIAEIAYSDVQSWVTELATKRKATLVITAYSVLARILDDAVRDRRLAANPARGVKLPTRSRRKNVYLTAEQLHALAGEAGRYGSLVLLLGTAGLRWGEAAALRVSDIDFLKRRVVLHENAVAVGSKTHVGTLKSGKSRTVVLPAFVVDELAKTCRGKGRDELLWPSRSGGHLGPPSSHDSWLSGAVERCITAADTARDKEIRASKDGAAAVQAFPRVTAHALRHTAASLAISAGANVKVVQRMLGHASAAMTLDVYADLFDDDLTAVADKLDESVGKMWARRTSEAPQQTNAAN, encoded by the coding sequence ATGGCCACGATCAGTAGATACGAATTGGCGAGCGGCGCAACGCGCTACCGAGTTCGATACCGGACACCGGACCGGAGACAGACCGACAAACGTGGCTTCACCACCAAGCGCGACGCGGAAGCGTTCGCGGCCACCGTCGAGGTAACCAAGCTCAAGGGCGACTACGTCTCCCCCTCACTCGGGAAGGCCACCGTCGGGGAGTTAGGGCCGGGCTGGCTGAAGCGTCAGCAGGGGGTAATGAAGCCCTCGGCATTCCACTCGATCGAGTCAGCCTGGCGGGTGCACGTCGAACCGCGGTGGTCCAGAAAGCAGATTGCCGAGATCGCCTACTCGGATGTCCAGTCGTGGGTCACGGAGCTGGCAACGAAACGCAAGGCCACGCTTGTCATCACGGCTTACTCGGTGCTGGCGCGGATCTTGGACGACGCGGTGCGGGATCGCCGGCTGGCCGCCAATCCGGCCCGTGGGGTCAAGCTCCCGACCCGTAGCCGCCGCAAGAATGTGTACCTAACGGCCGAACAGCTGCACGCCCTAGCCGGCGAGGCGGGCCGGTACGGGTCGCTGGTGTTGCTGCTGGGCACGGCCGGGCTGCGGTGGGGTGAAGCGGCGGCGCTGCGGGTTTCCGACATCGATTTCCTGAAGCGGCGGGTGGTGCTGCACGAGAACGCGGTGGCGGTCGGCTCCAAGACCCACGTCGGCACGCTGAAGTCGGGCAAGAGTCGAACGGTGGTGCTGCCGGCGTTCGTTGTCGACGAGCTGGCCAAGACCTGCAGGGGTAAGGGCCGTGACGAGCTGCTGTGGCCGTCGCGATCGGGCGGGCACCTGGGGCCACCGTCGTCGCACGATTCGTGGCTGTCGGGGGCGGTGGAGCGGTGCATTACGGCGGCGGACACGGCGCGCGATAAGGAGATCAGGGCCAGCAAGGACGGTGCGGCGGCTGTCCAGGCATTCCCACGGGTCACAGCGCATGCATTACGGCACACGGCGGCGTCTCTGGCCATCTCGGCCGGCGCCAACGTGAAGGTGGTTCAGCGGATGCTCGGGCACGCCAGCGCCGCGATGACGTTGGACGTTTACGCCGATCTTTTCGATGACGATCTCACCGCAGTTGCCGACAAGTTAGACGAGAGTGTGGGCAAAATGTGGGCACGGCGGACATCTGAAGCGCCTCAGCAAACCAATGCAGCGAATTGA
- a CDS encoding helix-turn-helix domain-containing protein → MAGKKSELGPTGVNVGDQMRRLRDDKNLGYAELSRQLSEIGREIPPLGLRRIEAGDRRVDADDLVAIALALDVSPITLLMPNAETGSEMVSVTGSADPVAAEDLWHWLRADAKLGKSPARFGDRIRDWVSWLQWAGRAAPPWSNKELLAHIKSLTTDTKDGHDQ, encoded by the coding sequence ATGGCTGGCAAAAAGTCGGAACTCGGGCCAACTGGGGTTAACGTCGGCGACCAGATGAGGCGTCTCCGGGATGACAAGAACCTCGGCTACGCGGAACTCAGTCGGCAGCTATCCGAGATCGGGCGCGAAATCCCTCCGCTCGGCCTACGCCGCATTGAAGCCGGAGACCGGCGGGTCGATGCTGACGATCTGGTGGCGATCGCGCTCGCACTTGACGTCTCGCCGATTACGTTGCTAATGCCCAACGCCGAGACTGGCTCCGAAATGGTTTCCGTTACCGGGTCAGCCGATCCGGTGGCGGCAGAAGACTTATGGCATTGGTTGCGGGCCGACGCGAAGCTAGGCAAGTCGCCAGCACGATTCGGCGACCGAATCCGCGACTGGGTATCTTGGCTCCAATGGGCGGGTCGTGCCGCACCTCCATGGTCCAACAAGGAGCTTCTCGCTCACATTAAGTCCCTGACGACGGACACTAAAGATGGCCACGATCAGTAG
- a CDS encoding DUF2742 domain-containing protein, with protein sequence MATASRMVSWWTCHQFLAAVFAQGNVGPLPLAGTPAWCALADTDPVKLLALAVAGEHAVLQWDIAQEFRADAAKAIAAEQCWPALARRIRAGRGNAYVPRRTA encoded by the coding sequence GTGGCGACTGCGTCGCGAATGGTGTCGTGGTGGACTTGCCATCAGTTTCTGGCCGCGGTGTTCGCTCAGGGCAATGTGGGGCCATTGCCGTTGGCCGGCACCCCCGCCTGGTGCGCTCTCGCCGACACCGATCCGGTCAAGCTGCTGGCCCTGGCCGTGGCTGGAGAACACGCCGTCCTGCAATGGGACATCGCCCAGGAGTTCCGCGCCGATGCTGCGAAAGCTATTGCCGCAGAGCAATGCTGGCCCGCTCTAGCCCGGCGCATCCGGGCCGGACGGGGCAACGCATACGTACCGCGGAGGACCGCTTGA
- a CDS encoding phage major capsid protein produces MNTLEGLTDLRNKLNAGRAAITDRVRAEDRSHLNAGEDAKFRALSEGIDEVNHRIADWHRSGRGNPNAVLAASAQASVDTSGSRGGWADRAAAGIQAMGGEARSIVSGSIDLPSLIEPQVEALPRPERLIDLLVSRKALTNGIAFEYLRQTVRTTAAAPVADLGDKPASTYTMVPVTGAAVVLAHLSEGVPIRYWQDHLEVVHWLENEMMEGVLDSLERQVIQGTGIGINLEGVVKVDGTTEVGWAGDLGSTLRSALTALQVAAVRPNAWVLHPEDAARIDLARWNIPGAPGEDAPDGEPGPYLHDGYTNGVAASANILGGPGIQRVVSTSVPVGTAILGDWSKLRLYVREQMRLDIDASGENFKNNTATLRAECRVGVGHLQPAAFAIVDLTGD; encoded by the coding sequence GTGAACACGCTCGAAGGACTGACCGACCTTCGCAACAAGCTGAACGCCGGCCGCGCCGCTATAACCGACCGGGTTCGTGCCGAGGACCGCAGCCACCTGAACGCCGGGGAGGACGCCAAGTTTCGCGCCCTGAGCGAAGGGATCGACGAGGTCAACCATCGGATCGCCGACTGGCACCGATCCGGTCGCGGTAATCCCAATGCAGTCCTGGCGGCATCCGCCCAGGCCTCCGTCGACACCAGCGGGTCCCGGGGAGGATGGGCCGACCGCGCGGCCGCAGGTATACAGGCAATGGGGGGCGAGGCCCGCTCGATCGTCTCCGGCTCGATAGACCTACCCAGCTTGATCGAGCCGCAGGTCGAAGCCTTACCCCGACCCGAACGCCTCATCGACTTACTGGTGAGCCGCAAGGCGCTCACAAACGGCATCGCATTCGAGTATCTACGTCAGACGGTGCGCACCACGGCCGCCGCACCGGTCGCCGACCTCGGCGACAAGCCAGCCAGTACCTACACGATGGTTCCGGTCACTGGTGCCGCCGTCGTTCTGGCCCACCTGTCCGAGGGGGTGCCGATTCGGTATTGGCAAGACCATCTTGAGGTCGTTCATTGGCTGGAGAACGAGATGATGGAGGGTGTTCTCGATTCCCTGGAGCGCCAGGTGATTCAGGGCACCGGGATCGGTATCAACCTGGAGGGCGTCGTCAAGGTCGACGGCACCACCGAGGTTGGGTGGGCGGGTGATCTCGGCAGCACTTTGCGCTCGGCACTGACAGCGCTGCAGGTCGCCGCGGTACGACCCAATGCGTGGGTGCTGCACCCCGAGGACGCCGCCCGTATCGACCTGGCCCGGTGGAACATTCCGGGGGCCCCGGGGGAGGATGCCCCCGACGGGGAGCCCGGCCCCTACTTGCACGACGGGTACACCAACGGCGTCGCCGCTTCAGCCAACATCCTGGGAGGGCCCGGCATCCAGCGGGTCGTCTCCACCAGCGTCCCCGTCGGCACCGCGATCCTCGGCGACTGGTCCAAGCTGCGGCTCTACGTGCGCGAACAGATGCGCCTAGACATCGACGCCAGTGGTGAGAACTTCAAGAACAACACCGCCACCCTGCGCGCCGAGTGCCGTGTCGGTGTCGGGCACCTACAGCCCGCTGCGTTCGCCATCGTCGACCTCACCGGCGACTGA
- a CDS encoding helix-turn-helix domain-containing protein, whose product MMLDHGALTEAGFVDIDEAASIMGWSTTTVHAAVKAGTLRAVSTGAGWLVQPAIVTHR is encoded by the coding sequence GTGATGCTCGACCACGGCGCCCTGACCGAAGCTGGCTTCGTCGACATCGACGAAGCCGCTTCGATCATGGGTTGGTCAACAACGACCGTGCACGCGGCCGTGAAGGCGGGGACCCTGCGAGCCGTGTCCACCGGTGCGGGCTGGCTGGTGCAGCCGGCCATCGTCACCCACCGCTGA
- a CDS encoding type II toxin-antitoxin system VapB family antitoxin, whose product MRTTVTIDDELLARASELTGITEKSALLRDGLQTLIRVESARRLIALGGSDSRAAAAPRRRASTP is encoded by the coding sequence ATGAGGACCACCGTGACCATCGACGATGAACTGTTGGCCCGGGCAAGCGAGCTGACCGGGATCACCGAGAAGTCGGCGCTACTCCGAGATGGTTTGCAGACGCTGATTCGCGTCGAGAGTGCCCGGCGGCTCATCGCTCTTGGAGGGTCGGATTCCCGGGCCGCAGCGGCACCGCGGCGCCGGGCCTCAACACCGTGA
- a CDS encoding type II toxin-antitoxin system VapC family toxin, producing the protein MILVDTSVWIDHLHRTEPRLVDHLANDEVGCHPLVIEELALGSIKQRNVFLELLGNLRQFPQLSHAEVMTFIDENRLWGRGLSAVDANLLGSVLLTAGSQLWTRDKRLATVCRAVGVALLAES; encoded by the coding sequence GTGATACTGGTCGATACTTCGGTCTGGATCGACCACCTTCACCGGACCGAGCCACGCCTTGTGGACCATCTGGCGAACGATGAGGTCGGATGCCACCCGTTGGTGATCGAGGAACTGGCTCTTGGATCGATCAAGCAGCGCAACGTGTTCTTGGAGCTTCTCGGGAACCTGCGCCAGTTCCCGCAGCTGAGCCATGCCGAGGTCATGACGTTCATCGATGAGAATCGGCTTTGGGGGCGGGGGCTGAGTGCGGTTGACGCAAACCTGCTGGGCTCTGTGTTGCTCACGGCCGGATCGCAACTCTGGACGCGCGACAAGCGGCTGGCCACCGTATGTCGCGCAGTCGGTGTCGCCCTTCTTGCCGAGTCGTAG
- a CDS encoding YncE family protein: protein MDDVPTYRLANSPARVANTVTLDRGPIGGIAVTADGRRLLATNYGDDTVSIIDTVSCKIVNTVFQADEPFSIAAGPAGTGWAYVSAGSTALDAVLAIDVDTAEVAGCYPVAMDIGDLVADPTSSRVYLTRTGSAGVDVLALDAAMRPAASAAVSGHPGAAAAGLRISADGRRLYAAVRQPTGDTVTVLDRDLNIVDTIRVGASIIDMVVSPDGSRLYVATAGPDGRSRVHVVDARTHAVSATRALEAQLIQLIAGRDGQRVYLVTDGAVLVLCARTNEPLGTLPGITEPSCAAESPDGSRLYIAGFDGKVTIASLADLPAPSALLHEQLELDDAVTRMLQLEPAV from the coding sequence GTGGACGACGTGCCGACTTATAGATTGGCCAACTCTCCAGCCCGCGTCGCGAACACCGTGACCCTGGATCGCGGCCCGATCGGCGGCATCGCGGTCACCGCGGACGGCCGGCGCCTGCTGGCCACCAACTACGGCGACGACACTGTCTCCATCATCGACACCGTCAGCTGCAAGATCGTGAACACCGTCTTCCAGGCCGACGAGCCGTTCTCGATCGCCGCTGGCCCCGCCGGCACCGGCTGGGCCTATGTATCCGCAGGTTCGACCGCTCTGGACGCCGTGCTCGCAATTGACGTCGACACCGCTGAGGTCGCCGGGTGTTACCCGGTGGCCATGGACATCGGCGACCTGGTCGCCGACCCGACTAGCAGCCGCGTCTACCTCACCCGTACCGGGTCGGCCGGCGTCGACGTGCTCGCGCTCGACGCGGCCATGCGTCCCGCCGCATCCGCCGCAGTGTCCGGGCACCCCGGGGCGGCAGCGGCCGGCCTGCGGATCAGCGCGGACGGCCGGCGGCTGTATGCGGCGGTCCGCCAGCCCACCGGTGACACCGTCACCGTGCTGGACCGCGACCTGAACATCGTCGACACCATCCGGGTCGGCGCGAGCATCATCGATATGGTGGTCAGCCCCGACGGATCCCGCCTGTACGTGGCGACTGCCGGTCCCGACGGCCGCAGCCGGGTCCACGTCGTCGACGCTCGCACCCATGCAGTCAGCGCCACCCGCGCCCTCGAAGCCCAGCTGATCCAGCTGATCGCCGGACGCGACGGCCAGCGGGTCTACCTGGTGACTGACGGCGCGGTCTTGGTGCTGTGTGCGCGCACCAACGAGCCCCTCGGCACCCTGCCGGGCATCACCGAGCCGTCCTGCGCCGCGGAGAGCCCGGACGGCAGCCGGCTCTACATCGCCGGGTTCGACGGCAAGGTGACCATCGCGTCGCTGGCCGACCTGCCGGCCCCGTCGGCGTTGCTGCACGAGCAGCTGGAGCTGGACGACGCCGTCACCCGCATGCTGCAACTCGAACCCGCGGTGTAA
- a CDS encoding long-chain fatty acid--CoA ligase produces MHSTMQHWPLTVGAILNHVTAVHGDRTVTTVADDGYRVTTYRELGGQAAQLANALRRLGITGDERVATFMWNNTEHLAAYLAVPSMGAVLHTLNIRLFAEQIVFVANEAEDRVVLVDASLVPLLAPVLGELETVHTVILVGDGDIAALEASGKTVLGYAELLAAEACEFDWPVIDENSAAAMCYTSGTTGNPKGVVYSHRSSYLHAMAGCTTNGTGIGAIDCVLPIVPMFHANAWGLPYSALMAGADLAMPDRYLDAKSLVALIESQRATVAGAVPTIWNDVMHYLEREPGHDISSLRLAACGGSAVPVSLMQAFEQHHNVQVRQLWGMTETSPMATMAWPPPGTPPEQHWALRGTQGRPVCGVETRIVDDEDVVLPNDGEAVGELEVRGAWITGSYYRGQDESKFSSGWLRTGDVGRIDPQGFITLTDRAKDVIKSGGEWISSVELENELIAHPDVVEAAVVGVPDERWQERPLAVVVARTGASVSGAELRTFLSDKVARWWLPERWTFVEAIPRTSVGKYDKKTIRARYAEEQYQVSEVHN; encoded by the coding sequence ATGCACAGCACCATGCAGCACTGGCCGTTGACGGTCGGCGCCATCTTGAATCACGTCACCGCCGTCCACGGTGATCGCACCGTCACCACCGTGGCCGACGACGGGTATCGAGTCACCACCTATCGCGAGCTCGGTGGGCAGGCTGCTCAGTTGGCGAATGCGCTGCGGCGTCTCGGAATCACCGGCGACGAGCGGGTGGCCACTTTCATGTGGAACAACACCGAACACCTGGCCGCCTACCTTGCCGTGCCGTCGATGGGCGCGGTGCTGCACACCCTCAACATTCGGCTGTTCGCCGAGCAGATCGTCTTCGTCGCCAACGAGGCCGAGGACCGGGTGGTTCTGGTCGATGCCTCACTGGTGCCGCTACTGGCGCCGGTGCTGGGCGAACTGGAGACCGTGCACACCGTGATCCTCGTCGGCGACGGCGACATCGCAGCATTGGAGGCCTCCGGCAAGACCGTGCTGGGCTACGCCGAGCTGCTGGCCGCCGAGGCGTGCGAGTTCGACTGGCCGGTCATCGACGAGAACTCGGCGGCCGCCATGTGCTACACCAGCGGCACCACCGGCAACCCCAAGGGCGTGGTGTACAGCCACCGGTCCAGCTATCTGCACGCCATGGCGGGATGCACCACCAACGGCACCGGGATCGGCGCGATCGACTGCGTGCTGCCGATCGTGCCGATGTTCCACGCCAACGCCTGGGGCCTGCCGTATTCGGCGCTGATGGCCGGCGCGGATCTGGCGATGCCCGACCGGTATCTGGACGCCAAGTCGCTGGTCGCCCTCATCGAATCGCAGCGGGCCACCGTGGCCGGTGCAGTGCCGACCATCTGGAACGACGTCATGCACTACCTGGAACGTGAACCCGGCCATGACATCTCGTCGTTGCGGCTGGCGGCCTGTGGTGGGTCGGCGGTTCCGGTTTCGCTGATGCAGGCGTTCGAGCAGCATCACAACGTGCAGGTGCGGCAGCTGTGGGGCATGACTGAGACCTCGCCGATGGCCACCATGGCCTGGCCGCCGCCGGGCACCCCGCCCGAGCAGCACTGGGCGCTGCGCGGCACCCAGGGCCGGCCGGTGTGTGGGGTCGAGACCCGCATCGTCGACGACGAGGACGTGGTGCTGCCCAACGACGGTGAGGCGGTCGGCGAGCTGGAGGTGCGCGGCGCATGGATCACCGGCTCCTACTACCGCGGCCAGGACGAGTCCAAGTTCTCCTCGGGCTGGCTGCGCACCGGTGACGTCGGCCGTATCGACCCGCAGGGCTTCATCACGCTGACCGACCGGGCCAAGGACGTGATCAAGTCCGGCGGGGAGTGGATTTCGTCGGTGGAACTGGAGAACGAGCTGATCGCCCATCCCGATGTCGTCGAGGCCGCGGTGGTCGGGGTGCCCGACGAGCGCTGGCAGGAGCGGCCGCTGGCCGTGGTGGTGGCCCGTACCGGTGCCTCGGTCAGCGGCGCCGAACTGCGAACCTTCCTGTCCGACAAGGTTGCCCGCTGGTGGCTTCCGGAGCGCTGGACGTTCGTCGAGGCGATCCCGCGCACCAGCGTCGGCAAGTACGACAAGAAGACCATCCGTGCCCGGTACGCCGAGGAGCAATACCAAGTGAGCGAGGTGCATAACTGA
- a CDS encoding dihydrodipicolinate reductase, with protein MSLRVIQWATGGVGVAAIKGVLEHPDLELVGCWVHSKSKSGKDVGEIIGTEPVGVTATDSVEEILALDAEAVIYAPLMPNPDEVATLLRSGKNVITPVGWFYPSEKEVGPLEAAAREGGVTLHGAGIGPGAAFELFPLLLSVMSTGVTFIRGEEYSDLRTYDAPDVLRYVMGFGGTPDQALSGPMQKLLDGGFRQSVRLCVDRLGFAADERIRSSQEVAVATAPIDSPIGAIEPGQVAGRRFHWEATVGDEVVARVTVNWQMGEENLDPPWSFGPAGERYEMEVRGNPDTFVTVKGWQPETVEAGLVSNPGVVATAAHCVNAIPATCAAPPGFAGFFELPLITGRAAPHLAR; from the coding sequence ATGAGCCTGCGTGTCATCCAATGGGCAACCGGAGGGGTAGGAGTCGCGGCGATCAAGGGCGTGCTCGAGCATCCCGACCTGGAGTTGGTCGGCTGCTGGGTCCACTCGAAGTCCAAGAGCGGCAAGGACGTCGGGGAGATCATCGGCACCGAACCGGTCGGTGTCACCGCCACCGACAGCGTCGAGGAGATCCTGGCGCTCGACGCCGAAGCGGTGATTTACGCGCCCCTGATGCCCAACCCCGACGAGGTCGCCACGCTGCTGCGTTCGGGCAAGAACGTCATCACCCCGGTCGGCTGGTTCTACCCCTCCGAAAAGGAGGTGGGACCGTTGGAGGCTGCGGCACGCGAAGGTGGCGTGACTCTGCACGGCGCCGGTATCGGCCCGGGCGCGGCCTTCGAGCTGTTCCCACTGCTGCTGTCGGTGATGTCCACCGGCGTGACATTCATTCGCGGCGAAGAGTATTCGGACCTTCGCACCTATGATGCCCCGGATGTGTTGCGGTATGTCATGGGCTTTGGCGGCACCCCCGATCAGGCACTGAGCGGCCCGATGCAGAAGCTGCTCGACGGCGGGTTCCGCCAATCGGTGCGACTGTGCGTCGACCGGCTCGGCTTCGCCGCCGACGAGCGCATCCGCTCTTCGCAGGAGGTGGCGGTGGCCACCGCACCGATCGACTCGCCGATCGGTGCGATCGAACCCGGTCAGGTTGCCGGGCGCCGGTTCCACTGGGAAGCGACCGTCGGCGACGAGGTGGTGGCACGGGTCACGGTCAACTGGCAGATGGGCGAGGAGAACCTCGACCCGCCATGGAGTTTCGGTCCCGCCGGCGAGCGCTACGAGATGGAGGTGCGGGGCAACCCGGACACGTTCGTCACCGTCAAGGGCTGGCAGCCCGAAACCGTCGAAGCCGGCCTGGTCAGCAACCCGGGCGTCGTGGCAACCGCGGCGCACTGCGTCAACGCCATCCCGGCGACCTGCGCGGCACCGCCCGGGTTTGCCGGGTTCTTCGAGCTGCCCCTCATCACCGGCCGGGCCGCTCCGCACCTGGCGCGCTGA
- a CDS encoding SRPBCC family protein, translating to MVLVVEQSRTVHVTVADAFAGTLPLPLPELFRRWYGPIPPIREVRGQTGNWASVGQTRTVLLTGGGSMREELTEVDPPRAFAYRLTDITGPMAPLVAYVEGRWQFAPAGSGTTVTWSWVIHPRSRLAAPLLPVLGWLWKGYARQALARLSVLLEG from the coding sequence ATGGTCCTGGTTGTCGAGCAGTCTCGGACGGTACATGTGACCGTCGCCGACGCGTTTGCCGGAACATTGCCATTGCCGCTGCCGGAGCTCTTCCGTCGCTGGTACGGGCCGATCCCGCCGATCAGGGAAGTTCGGGGTCAAACCGGTAATTGGGCGAGCGTCGGGCAGACCCGCACCGTCCTGCTGACCGGCGGTGGCAGCATGCGCGAGGAGTTGACCGAGGTCGACCCGCCTCGGGCGTTCGCCTACCGCCTCACCGACATCACCGGCCCCATGGCGCCATTGGTGGCCTACGTCGAGGGCCGTTGGCAGTTCGCACCCGCTGGTTCGGGCACCACGGTCACCTGGAGCTGGGTCATCCACCCGCGGTCGCGGCTGGCCGCGCCGTTGCTGCCGGTGCTGGGCTGGCTGTGGAAGGGCTACGCGCGTCAGGCGTTGGCGCGACTGTCCGTCCTGCTGGAGGGCTGA
- a CDS encoding class II glutamine amidotransferase, protein MCRLFGLHAGTDAVTATFWLLDAPDNLAEQSRRNPDGTGIGVFDANGVPHLRKEPIAAWQDAEFSTEANELTGTTFVAHVRYATTGVRDVANTHPFLQDGRIFAHNGVLRGLDAIDERLREVGTADLVGGQTDSERVFALITGCVRAHDGDIGASLRDAVGWLAANVPIYALNILLATATDMWALRYPETHELYLLDRRDGSTPVGLDLQTPRIRAHSAQLRGRPAVVFASEPMDTDPRWHLIAPGELVHVDAGLSITTELAFPEAPSRQLRREDLTAAAREAQHPWKGRK, encoded by the coding sequence ATGTGCCGACTTTTCGGGCTGCACGCCGGGACCGATGCCGTCACCGCCACCTTCTGGCTGCTCGACGCTCCGGACAACCTCGCCGAGCAGAGTCGACGCAACCCGGACGGCACCGGGATCGGCGTCTTCGACGCCAACGGGGTGCCGCACCTGCGCAAAGAACCGATAGCAGCCTGGCAGGATGCCGAATTCTCCACTGAGGCAAACGAACTGACCGGAACTACGTTCGTCGCGCATGTGCGTTACGCAACCACCGGCGTGCGGGACGTCGCCAACACCCACCCTTTCTTGCAGGACGGCCGGATCTTCGCGCACAACGGCGTGCTGCGTGGTCTCGATGCCATCGACGAGCGACTTCGCGAAGTCGGCACCGCGGATCTGGTTGGGGGACAGACCGATTCCGAGCGGGTCTTCGCACTGATCACCGGTTGCGTCCGTGCGCATGACGGCGATATCGGTGCCAGCCTGCGCGACGCGGTCGGCTGGCTGGCAGCCAATGTGCCGATCTATGCGCTCAACATCCTGCTCGCCACGGCCACCGACATGTGGGCGCTGCGCTACCCCGAGACTCACGAGCTGTATCTGCTGGACCGTCGCGATGGATCCACACCGGTCGGGCTGGACCTGCAAACTCCGCGGATCCGGGCGCACTCCGCGCAGCTGCGGGGCCGCCCGGCGGTGGTGTTCGCCAGCGAGCCGATGGACACCGACCCGCGCTGGCATTTGATCGCCCCCGGGGAACTGGTACACGTCGACGCCGGGCTGAGCATCACCACCGAGCTGGCCTTCCCCGAGGCTCCGTCCCGGCAACTGCGCCGGGAAGATCTGACTGCCGCTGCCCGGGAGGCTCAACACCCATGGAAAGGACGGAAATGA
- a CDS encoding patatin-like phospholipase family protein: protein MTVKRALVLGGGGVAGIAWETGVLCGIADESPDTARELLESAVLVGTSAGSAVAAQIGSGLGLEQLFARQISETCSEIDPGVGADALTELFVAAITEPNTTTAQKLQGIGAVALAAQTVAAPVRRGIIADRLPSHEWPERTLRITAIDIDTGELTVFDRDSGVELIDAVAASCAVPGAWPPVVLGTRRYMDGGVRSTVNLDVAADCDEAVLLVPTGGGVDGEIAAFDGRVCAVLADDDALRSFGGNPLDPACRLPSAQAGREQGRRQAGAIAEFLAGSRG, encoded by the coding sequence ATGACGGTCAAACGCGCCCTGGTGCTTGGCGGCGGTGGGGTAGCGGGCATCGCCTGGGAGACCGGCGTCTTGTGCGGCATCGCCGACGAATCACCGGACACCGCAAGGGAACTGCTGGAATCCGCTGTGCTGGTGGGGACATCGGCCGGGTCGGCGGTGGCCGCCCAGATCGGCAGCGGGCTGGGCCTGGAACAGTTGTTCGCCCGCCAGATTTCGGAGACCTGCTCTGAGATCGATCCCGGTGTCGGTGCCGATGCGCTGACCGAGCTGTTCGTCGCGGCGATCACCGAGCCCAACACCACCACCGCGCAGAAGCTGCAGGGCATCGGCGCGGTTGCCCTGGCGGCGCAGACGGTTGCCGCACCGGTGCGACGGGGAATCATCGCCGACCGTCTGCCGTCACACGAGTGGCCGGAGCGCACGCTGCGGATCACCGCGATCGACATCGACACCGGGGAGCTGACGGTCTTCGACCGCGACTCGGGGGTGGAACTCATCGACGCGGTGGCGGCCAGTTGCGCGGTACCGGGCGCTTGGCCTCCGGTGGTACTGGGCACGCGCCGCTACATGGACGGTGGGGTGCGCAGCACGGTCAACCTCGATGTGGCCGCCGACTGCGACGAGGCCGTGCTGTTGGTGCCCACCGGGGGCGGGGTCGACGGTGAGATCGCCGCGTTCGACGGTCGCGTGTGCGCAGTACTGGCCGACGATGACGCGCTGCGCTCCTTCGGCGGCAATCCGCTCGACCCGGCGTGCCGGCTGCCGTCGGCGCAGGCCGGACGCGAACAGGGCCGACGGCAGGCCGGCGCGATCGCCGAGTTCTTGGCTGGCTCTAGGGGTTAG